In Xanthomonas sacchari, a genomic segment contains:
- a CDS encoding N-formylglutamate amidohydrolase, with the protein MAEAPLSDLPPLLGADDPAVFGIHRAHGTSPFVLLADHAGQAVPRALHGLGLAQAELDRHIGWDIGIAGTTRALSALLDAWAIEQTYSRLLIDCNRPLASPTLIPEVSDRTVVPGNAGLTAAQRQQRIDAVHAPYHARIAAELDARRAAARPTVLVMMHSFTPALDGVPRPWHAGVLYHRDTRFAHALLQALREEDDLLVGDNAPYAVSDSSDYAVPVHGEGRGLPHVELEIRQDLIADPAGQQAWAQRLARIFTALQPQLLALG; encoded by the coding sequence GTGGCTGAGGCGCCCCTTTCCGATTTGCCGCCGCTGCTGGGCGCGGACGACCCGGCGGTGTTCGGCATCCACCGCGCGCACGGCACCTCGCCGTTCGTGTTGCTGGCCGACCACGCCGGGCAGGCGGTGCCGCGCGCGCTGCACGGCCTCGGGCTGGCGCAGGCGGAACTGGATCGGCACATCGGCTGGGACATCGGCATCGCCGGCACCACCCGCGCGCTGTCCGCGCTGCTCGACGCCTGGGCGATCGAGCAGACCTATTCGCGGCTGCTGATCGACTGCAACCGCCCGCTGGCCTCGCCGACGCTGATTCCCGAGGTCAGCGACCGCACCGTGGTGCCGGGCAACGCCGGGCTGACGGCGGCGCAGCGGCAGCAGCGCATCGACGCCGTGCATGCGCCCTACCACGCGCGCATCGCCGCCGAACTGGACGCGCGCCGCGCCGCCGCGCGGCCTACCGTGCTGGTGATGATGCACAGCTTCACCCCGGCGCTGGACGGCGTGCCGCGGCCCTGGCATGCCGGCGTGCTGTATCACCGCGACACCCGCTTCGCCCACGCGCTGCTGCAGGCGCTGCGCGAGGAAGACGACCTGCTGGTCGGCGACAACGCGCCGTACGCGGTCAGCGACAGCAGCGACTACGCGGTGCCCGTGCACGGCGAAGGCCGCGGCCTGCCGCACGTGGAACTGGAGATCCGCCAGGACCTGATCGCCGACCCCGCCGGCCAGCAGGCCTGGGCGCAGCGCCTGGCGCGCATCTTCACCGCCCTGCAGCCGCAGTTGCTGGCGCTGGGGTGA
- a CDS encoding DUF1631 domain-containing protein produces the protein MSFSPSPHAHPARDPRLLTQAREGMLPVLGHAFASALAHFDDVLFDRAESAGASQLLFLDGMRELRRRRDEIAARFRAQLHTAWEALEAGAPLSAEVALAGYGQGLSLISEHELESRLAVRNLASVLLREWKPVLTRIDRRLGWIAGGLELDADTNPIGPEHIGVAVHAAFSTSDLAPEVRLVLIKLCERDFTAGVGKLYQDLDDSLARAGVMPEISRPRPPPPPRRAPAPERPPREAAEAGLGAELGEDEEHYAPAWANRFVNRWAERRGSLQAGERYDGDEAHLPGGSQGVLLEALHELLQQTRNARESATSAATTAVGQQRPLSQREMMSVLSLLQATPSATLRAAIGDDSESLAQRLKSEVLSNATQFGVDPAHARLDPVDEDAIDLVGMLFDVMLDERDLEGRSRELIGRLVVPFVKVALLDRRMFVQKTHPARRLLNSLSEACEGNTGESQAERVLMGKVEEVIDRLVAEFNENLAIFLTLEEEFRDFLMQHRRRIEIAERRAAETQRGQEKLELARQRAEAELQVRLQGRQLPQALQDFLRQPWQHHLTMAMLREGEGGPGVRDALALADGLLEEAAEAQRHIVGKPWLQAWQGALQRVFASVGLHAEAAAAAIDALHDTLQAVAELRPELERPLPELPQVALPQPPVQEAQPVEVAPPQTMDDFDNADADRFRAMTIGTWLDFVDRDGKVQAGKLSWVSPISSRLLFVNRRGARFCVASPEELAVMVRLGRLRAHVDDGAFDSAMQGVIDRLDPHSATLH, from the coding sequence ATGAGTTTCAGCCCCAGCCCGCATGCACACCCGGCGCGTGACCCGCGCCTGTTGACGCAGGCGCGCGAGGGCATGCTGCCGGTGCTGGGCCACGCCTTCGCCTCGGCGCTGGCGCACTTCGACGACGTGCTGTTCGACCGCGCCGAGAGCGCCGGCGCGTCGCAACTGCTGTTCCTGGACGGCATGCGCGAACTGCGGCGCCGCCGCGACGAGATCGCCGCGCGCTTCCGCGCACAGCTGCACACCGCCTGGGAGGCGCTGGAGGCCGGCGCGCCGCTGTCGGCCGAAGTCGCCCTGGCCGGCTATGGGCAGGGCCTGAGCCTGATCTCCGAACACGAACTGGAATCGCGGCTGGCGGTGCGCAACCTGGCCAGCGTGCTGCTGCGCGAATGGAAGCCGGTGCTGACCCGCATCGACCGACGCCTGGGCTGGATCGCCGGCGGCCTGGAGCTGGATGCCGACACAAATCCGATCGGCCCCGAACACATCGGCGTGGCCGTGCATGCGGCGTTCTCCACCAGCGACCTGGCCCCGGAAGTGCGGCTGGTGCTGATCAAGCTGTGCGAGCGCGACTTCACCGCCGGGGTCGGCAAGCTCTATCAGGACCTGGACGACAGCCTGGCCCGGGCCGGGGTGATGCCCGAGATCTCGCGCCCGCGGCCACCGCCGCCGCCACGGCGCGCGCCGGCGCCGGAGCGGCCGCCACGCGAGGCCGCCGAGGCCGGCCTCGGCGCCGAGCTGGGCGAGGACGAGGAACACTATGCGCCGGCCTGGGCCAACCGCTTCGTCAACCGCTGGGCCGAGCGCCGCGGCAGCCTGCAGGCCGGCGAGCGCTACGACGGCGACGAGGCGCACCTGCCCGGCGGCAGCCAGGGCGTGTTGCTGGAGGCCCTGCACGAACTGCTGCAGCAGACCCGCAACGCGCGCGAGAGCGCGACGTCCGCGGCGACCACGGCCGTCGGCCAGCAACGGCCGCTGAGCCAGCGCGAGATGATGTCGGTGCTGTCGCTGCTGCAGGCCACGCCCAGCGCCACGCTGCGCGCGGCGATCGGCGACGACAGCGAGTCGCTGGCGCAGCGGCTCAAGAGCGAGGTGTTGTCCAACGCCACCCAGTTCGGCGTGGACCCGGCGCACGCGCGGCTGGACCCGGTCGACGAGGACGCGATCGACCTGGTCGGCATGCTGTTCGACGTGATGCTCGACGAGCGCGACCTGGAAGGCCGCTCGCGCGAACTGATCGGCCGGCTGGTGGTGCCGTTCGTCAAGGTCGCGCTGCTGGACCGGCGCATGTTCGTGCAGAAGACCCATCCGGCGCGGCGCCTGCTCAACTCCCTGTCCGAGGCCTGCGAGGGCAACACCGGCGAGAGCCAGGCCGAGCGCGTGCTGATGGGCAAGGTCGAGGAAGTCATCGACCGGCTGGTGGCCGAGTTCAACGAGAACCTGGCGATCTTCCTGACCCTGGAAGAGGAATTCCGCGATTTCCTGATGCAGCACCGCCGTCGCATCGAGATCGCCGAGCGCCGCGCCGCCGAGACCCAGCGCGGCCAGGAGAAGCTGGAACTGGCGCGGCAGCGTGCCGAGGCCGAACTGCAGGTGCGCCTGCAGGGCCGGCAATTGCCGCAGGCGCTGCAGGATTTCCTGCGCCAGCCGTGGCAGCACCACCTGACCATGGCGATGCTGCGCGAAGGCGAGGGCGGCCCCGGCGTGCGCGATGCGCTGGCGCTGGCCGACGGCCTGCTCGAGGAAGCCGCCGAGGCGCAGCGGCATATCGTCGGCAAGCCCTGGCTGCAGGCCTGGCAGGGGGCGCTGCAGCGGGTCTTCGCCAGCGTCGGCCTGCATGCCGAGGCGGCCGCGGCGGCGATCGATGCGCTGCACGACACGCTGCAGGCGGTGGCCGAACTGCGCCCGGAACTGGAGCGGCCGCTGCCGGAACTGCCGCAGGTGGCGCTGCCGCAGCCGCCGGTGCAGGAGGCGCAGCCGGTGGAGGTGGCGCCGCCGCAGACCATGGACGATTTCGACAACGCCGATGCCGACCGCTTCCGCGCGATGACCATCGGCACCTGGCTGGACTTCGTCGACCGCGACGGCAAGGTGCAGGCCGGCAAGCTGTCGTGGGTGAGCCCGATCTCGTCGCGGCTGCTGTTCGTCAACCGGCGCGGCGCGCGCTTCTGCGTGGCCTCGCCGGAAGAACTGGCGGTGATGGTGCGGCTGGGCCGGCTGCGCGCGCACGTCGATGACGGCGCCTTCGACAGCGCCATGCAGGGCGTCATCGACCGCCTGGATCCGCACAGCGCGACTCTGCACTGA
- a CDS encoding transglutaminase family protein, whose amino-acid sequence MLIRLGYEIRYRFAHPTPMLAMLDLHDSRHDDIVVATDLHSEPAVPLRTYRDGFGNRCTRLQAPAGTLTLRADAVVRDSGLPDQYRYDAVQTPVEQLPDDTLVYLLGSRYCETDLLSGMAWELFGGTPTGWARVQAICDYVHTRITFGYAHARATKSAAQALQEGRGVCRDFAHAAIALCRCMNIPARYCTGYLGDIGVPASPAPMDFSGWFEAFLDGRWYTFDARHNLPRIGRVLIARGRDAADVAISTTFGDNVLESFVVWTEETTQAQLDARPASPAAAGCEPGNALAC is encoded by the coding sequence ATGCTCATCCGCCTCGGTTACGAGATCCGCTACCGTTTCGCGCATCCCACGCCGATGCTGGCGATGCTCGACCTTCACGACAGCCGCCACGACGACATCGTCGTTGCCACCGACTTGCACAGCGAGCCGGCGGTGCCGTTGCGCACCTATCGCGACGGCTTCGGCAACCGCTGCACGCGCCTGCAAGCGCCGGCCGGCACGCTGACCCTGCGTGCCGATGCGGTGGTGCGCGACAGCGGACTGCCGGACCAGTACCGCTACGACGCGGTGCAGACGCCGGTGGAGCAGTTGCCCGACGACACCCTGGTGTACCTGCTCGGCAGCCGCTACTGCGAGACCGACCTGCTCAGCGGCATGGCCTGGGAACTGTTCGGCGGCACACCGACCGGCTGGGCGCGGGTACAGGCGATCTGCGACTACGTGCATACCCGGATCACCTTCGGCTACGCCCACGCCCGCGCGACCAAGAGCGCGGCGCAGGCGCTGCAGGAAGGGCGCGGGGTGTGCCGCGACTTCGCGCATGCGGCCATCGCATTGTGCCGCTGCATGAACATCCCGGCGCGCTACTGCACCGGCTACCTCGGCGACATCGGCGTGCCCGCCTCGCCCGCACCGATGGATTTTTCCGGCTGGTTCGAGGCCTTCCTCGACGGGCGCTGGTATACCTTCGATGCGCGCCACAACCTGCCGCGTATCGGCCGGGTGCTGATCGCGCGTGGCCGCGACGCCGCCGACGTGGCGATCAGCACCACCTTCGGCGACAACGTCCTGGAATCGTTCGTGGTGTGGACCGAGGAGACCACGCAGGCGCAGCTCGACGCGCGACCCGCATCGCCAGCGGCGGCCGGATGCGAGCCCGGCAACGCGCTGGCCTGCTGA
- a CDS encoding 5'-3' exonuclease has protein sequence MNAALPVSRPLYLVDASLYVFRAWHSIPDEFQDAQGWPTNAVHGFARFLLDLLERERPQHIVIAFDEALDSCFRHRLYAAYKANRAPAPDALRRQFAHCKALCAALGLGVLAHHDYEADDLIGSALHRARGNGFHGVIVSADKDLSQLLLEFDEQWDYGRGQRWGAAGVKARHGVHAHQIADYLALTGDAIDNIPGVTGIGAKSAAILLAHFGDLDTLLARVDEVAFLRLRGAAQMAVRLREQREHALLWRQLTTIALDAPLHAASADFARGAADAGMLQGLCEALRFGPLTRRRLLQAAGLEVAAG, from the coding sequence GTGAACGCAGCGCTGCCCGTGTCGCGGCCGCTGTACCTGGTCGACGCCAGCCTGTACGTGTTCCGCGCCTGGCATTCGATTCCCGACGAGTTCCAGGACGCGCAGGGCTGGCCGACCAACGCGGTGCACGGCTTCGCCCGCTTCCTGCTCGACCTGCTCGAGCGCGAACGCCCGCAGCACATCGTGATCGCCTTCGACGAAGCGCTGGACAGCTGCTTCCGGCATCGCCTGTACGCCGCCTACAAGGCCAACCGCGCGCCGGCGCCGGACGCGCTGCGCCGCCAGTTCGCGCACTGCAAGGCGCTGTGCGCGGCCTTGGGCCTGGGCGTGCTGGCGCACCACGACTACGAGGCCGACGACCTGATCGGCAGCGCCCTGCACCGCGCCCGCGGCAATGGCTTCCACGGCGTGATCGTCTCCGCCGACAAGGACCTGTCGCAATTGCTGCTGGAGTTCGACGAACAGTGGGACTACGGCCGCGGCCAGCGCTGGGGCGCGGCCGGGGTCAAGGCGCGGCACGGCGTGCACGCGCACCAGATCGCCGACTACCTGGCGCTGACCGGCGATGCGATCGACAACATTCCCGGCGTCACCGGCATCGGCGCCAAGTCGGCGGCGATCCTGCTGGCGCATTTCGGCGACCTGGACACGCTGCTGGCGCGGGTCGACGAAGTGGCGTTCCTGCGCCTGCGCGGCGCCGCGCAGATGGCCGTGCGCCTGCGCGAGCAGCGCGAGCACGCGCTGCTGTGGCGGCAACTGACCACCATCGCCCTGGACGCGCCGCTGCACGCCGCCAGCGCGGATTTCGCCCGCGGCGCGGCCGACGCCGGCATGCTGCAGGGCCTGTGCGAGGCGCTGCGCTTCGGGCCGCTGACCCGGCGCCGGCTGCTGCAGGCGGCCGGCCTGGAAGTGGCGGCCGGCTGA
- a CDS encoding DUF1631 family protein has product MTLAEYAEELSPSRNADLLEQVRDVVSVPLAGAFGEVLDVLAEALFRMAERAGPTQNDYFEAIQLLRQQREPIAARFRAHLAQAWQALEAGRPLSVERSLARERGDLSLVSEQELDVRLAVRNLAGAIQHRWRPELMRLNRYLGFIAGGQRIDADNNPFGPEHVGAAVYAALYGLVLAPQVQLAIVKICEQELQERVGELYAQLEQRLDEVARARALPSGRPRRRAIPRLGAGDDEVAPDWISRFFEHWETAAPLSAAQRRAARVLDAHARNEQEVLPPALRALLHEAQPAMGPGDGRRCLSPREVLSVLSLLQTMPLAGFAAVCEHGAPLAQGLRRQVASVGASLGLDPAGTCLDPADADTLDLVGLLFDVMLEECVLQPAQRDLLGQMLVPMAKVALIDGRLFVRDGHPARRLLNLLADACDGNTGGTGPEQALLAQAQAAVERVVRDFDEHLAVFLALEAEFGSAYEQYRRRVEIAERRAAELQRAEERRTVARQRAAQAVHDLLQRAGDDLTLPPPIEAFLRQSWCQYVQQSALRDDGQGNALAAALALGEAVLAQCRQAQSGAAPLEGWLQPQRAELTRLWTSVGLDAAAAEAAWHSLHTALDDLAHARPSQAALPVASVELPEPPAAETVPALPEPAQATDFDHITADYFRTLPLGTWLDFVDREGRVQPGKLTWVSPISARLLFVSRRGGRLCVASAEALAVMVRLDRLRLHRDDDAFYSAMQGAVDRLERVAAAA; this is encoded by the coding sequence ATGACCCTTGCTGAATACGCTGAAGAGTTGTCGCCCAGCCGCAACGCGGATCTGCTCGAGCAGGTCCGGGATGTGGTGTCGGTTCCGCTCGCCGGCGCGTTCGGCGAGGTGCTGGACGTGCTCGCCGAGGCGCTGTTCCGCATGGCCGAGCGTGCCGGGCCGACCCAGAACGACTATTTCGAGGCGATCCAATTGCTGCGCCAGCAGCGCGAGCCGATCGCCGCACGCTTCCGCGCGCACCTGGCCCAGGCCTGGCAGGCGCTGGAGGCTGGCCGCCCGCTGTCGGTGGAGCGCAGTCTGGCGCGCGAGCGCGGCGACCTCAGCCTGGTCTCGGAGCAGGAACTGGACGTGCGCCTGGCGGTGCGCAACCTGGCGGGGGCGATCCAGCACCGCTGGCGGCCGGAGCTGATGCGGCTGAATCGTTACCTCGGCTTCATCGCCGGCGGCCAGCGCATCGATGCCGACAACAATCCGTTCGGCCCCGAGCATGTGGGGGCGGCGGTGTACGCGGCGCTGTACGGGTTGGTGCTGGCGCCGCAGGTGCAACTGGCGATCGTCAAGATCTGCGAGCAGGAGCTGCAGGAGCGGGTCGGCGAGCTGTACGCGCAACTGGAGCAGCGCCTGGACGAGGTGGCGCGCGCCCGTGCGCTGCCGAGCGGGCGTCCACGCCGCCGGGCCATCCCGCGCCTGGGCGCTGGCGACGACGAAGTGGCGCCGGACTGGATCAGCCGTTTCTTCGAACATTGGGAAACCGCCGCGCCGCTGTCGGCGGCGCAGCGCCGCGCGGCGCGCGTGCTCGACGCGCACGCGCGCAACGAGCAGGAGGTGCTGCCGCCGGCGCTGCGCGCGCTGCTGCACGAGGCACAGCCGGCCATGGGTCCGGGCGACGGCCGACGCTGCCTGTCGCCACGCGAAGTGCTGTCGGTGCTGTCGCTGCTGCAGACCATGCCGCTGGCCGGATTCGCCGCCGTTTGCGAGCACGGCGCCCCGCTGGCGCAGGGCTTGCGCCGCCAGGTCGCCAGCGTCGGCGCCTCGCTCGGCCTGGATCCGGCGGGCACCTGCCTGGACCCGGCCGATGCGGACACGCTGGATCTGGTCGGGCTGCTGTTCGACGTGATGCTCGAGGAATGCGTGCTGCAGCCGGCGCAGCGCGACCTGCTGGGCCAGATGCTGGTACCGATGGCCAAGGTGGCCTTGATCGACGGTCGCCTGTTCGTGCGCGACGGGCATCCGGCGCGGCGCCTGCTCAACCTGCTGGCCGACGCCTGTGACGGCAATACCGGCGGCACCGGCCCGGAGCAGGCGCTGCTGGCGCAGGCGCAGGCGGCGGTGGAACGGGTGGTACGCGATTTCGACGAGCACCTGGCGGTGTTCCTGGCACTGGAGGCCGAGTTCGGCAGCGCCTACGAGCAGTACCGGCGCCGGGTGGAGATCGCCGAGCGCCGCGCGGCCGAACTGCAGCGCGCCGAGGAGCGCCGCACGGTCGCCCGGCAACGCGCCGCGCAGGCCGTGCACGACCTGCTGCAGCGGGCCGGCGACGACCTCACCCTGCCGCCGCCGATCGAGGCCTTCCTGCGCCAGTCCTGGTGCCAGTACGTGCAGCAGTCGGCCCTGCGCGACGACGGCCAGGGCAATGCGCTCGCCGCGGCGCTGGCCCTGGGCGAGGCGGTGCTGGCGCAATGCCGCCAGGCGCAGTCCGGCGCGGCGCCGCTGGAGGGCTGGCTGCAGCCGCAGCGCGCCGAGCTGACCCGGCTGTGGACCAGCGTCGGCCTGGACGCGGCGGCGGCCGAGGCCGCCTGGCACTCCCTGCACACGGCGCTGGACGACCTGGCGCACGCGCGGCCGTCGCAGGCCGCGCTGCCCGTGGCCAGCGTGGAGCTGCCCGAGCCGCCCGCCGCCGAGACCGTGCCGGCGCTGCCGGAGCCGGCCCAGGCCACCGATTTCGACCACATCACCGCCGATTACTTCCGCACCCTGCCGTTGGGGACCTGGTTGGATTTCGTCGATCGCGAAGGCCGCGTGCAGCCCGGCAAGCTGACCTGGGTGAGCCCGATCTCGGCGCGCCTGTTGTTCGTCAGCCGCCGCGGCGGGCGCTTGTGCGTCGCCTCGGCCGAGGCGCTGGCGGTGATGGTGCGGCTGGACCGGTTGCGCCTGCATCGCGACGACGATGCCTTCTACAGCGCCATGCAGGGCGCCGTCGATCGCCTGGAACGGGTGGCGGCGGCGGCCTGA
- a CDS encoding NAD(P) transhydrogenase subunit alpha, producing MAVQVLVVKESAQGERRVAATPETVKKLVALGAQVRVEPQAGVSAGFVDAAYVAAGARLADADSPAQADLVLCVQPLPAVALEQLKEGTGVVGILQPQADPARAAALQARQLVAFPLERLPRTTRAQAMDVLSSQAGMAGYKATLIAAQLAPRFFPMLTTAAGTIRPSKVLIVGAGVAGLQAVATAKRLGAQVEGFDVRPETREQIESLGGKFLDLGVSAAGEGGYARQLTDEERAEQQRRLAEHLKGVDVVVCTAAVPGRPAPKILSAAMVEGMKPGSVVVDLAAETGGNCELTRPGETIEHAGVTVAGPLDLASMGAVHASEMYARNVYNFVALFLKDGAIAYDWNDELLAKTRWTA from the coding sequence ATGGCAGTGCAGGTGCTGGTGGTGAAGGAGTCGGCGCAGGGCGAACGCCGTGTGGCGGCCACGCCGGAGACGGTCAAGAAACTGGTCGCGCTGGGCGCGCAGGTGCGGGTCGAGCCGCAGGCCGGGGTGTCGGCCGGCTTCGTCGATGCGGCCTATGTGGCCGCTGGTGCCCGTCTGGCCGATGCCGACAGCCCGGCGCAGGCGGATCTGGTGCTGTGCGTGCAGCCGCTGCCGGCGGTGGCGCTGGAACAGCTCAAGGAGGGCACCGGCGTGGTCGGCATCCTGCAGCCGCAGGCCGATCCGGCGCGCGCGGCGGCGCTGCAGGCGCGGCAGCTGGTCGCCTTCCCGCTGGAACGGCTACCGCGCACCACCCGTGCGCAGGCGATGGACGTGCTCAGTTCGCAGGCCGGCATGGCCGGCTACAAGGCGACCCTGATCGCCGCGCAACTGGCGCCGCGCTTCTTTCCGATGCTGACGACCGCGGCCGGCACCATCCGCCCCTCCAAGGTGCTGATCGTCGGCGCCGGCGTGGCCGGGTTGCAGGCCGTCGCCACCGCCAAGCGCCTGGGCGCGCAGGTGGAGGGCTTCGACGTGCGCCCGGAAACCCGCGAGCAGATCGAATCGCTGGGCGGCAAGTTCCTCGACCTCGGGGTCAGCGCCGCCGGCGAGGGCGGCTATGCGCGGCAGCTGACCGATGAGGAACGCGCAGAGCAGCAGCGCCGGCTGGCCGAGCACCTGAAGGGCGTCGACGTGGTGGTGTGCACCGCCGCGGTGCCGGGGCGGCCGGCGCCGAAGATCCTCAGCGCGGCGATGGTCGAGGGCATGAAACCGGGCAGCGTGGTGGTGGACCTGGCCGCCGAGACCGGCGGCAACTGCGAGCTGACCCGGCCGGGCGAGACCATCGAGCATGCCGGCGTGACCGTCGCCGGGCCGCTGGACCTGGCCAGCATGGGCGCGGTGCATGCCAGCGAAATGTACGCGCGCAACGTCTACAACTTCGTCGCGCTGTTCCTGAAGGACGGCGCGATCGCCTACGACTGGAACGACGAACTGCTGGCCAAGACGCGCTGGACGGCGTGA
- a CDS encoding NUDIX hydrolase, translating to MSRHDSPPRIVYEGKYQRMVVRGTWEYSERVHAGGLAAIIVAVTPDDEVLFVEQFRVPLQARTIEMPAGLVGDIDAGESIEASAVRELEEETGWTANHAEVLLIGPTSAGASNEQIAFVRASGLRKVGNGGGDASEDITVHSVPRTRAAAWLVQKMGEGYALDAKLWAGLWMIEHQLDGTPRG from the coding sequence ATGTCCCGCCACGATTCACCGCCCCGCATCGTCTACGAAGGCAAGTACCAGCGCATGGTCGTGCGCGGCACCTGGGAGTATTCCGAACGCGTGCATGCCGGTGGCCTGGCCGCGATCATCGTGGCGGTCACGCCGGACGACGAGGTGCTGTTCGTCGAACAGTTCCGCGTGCCGCTGCAGGCGCGCACCATCGAGATGCCGGCCGGGCTGGTCGGCGACATCGATGCCGGCGAGTCGATCGAGGCGTCGGCGGTGCGCGAACTGGAAGAGGAAACGGGCTGGACCGCCAACCACGCCGAGGTGCTGCTGATCGGCCCGACCTCGGCCGGCGCCAGCAACGAGCAGATCGCCTTCGTGCGCGCCAGCGGCCTGCGCAAGGTCGGCAACGGCGGCGGCGACGCCAGCGAGGACATCACCGTGCATTCGGTGCCGCGCACGCGCGCCGCCGCGTGGCTGGTGCAGAAGATGGGCGAAGGCTACGCGCTGGACGCCAAGCTGTGGGCCGGGCTGTGGATGATCGAACACCAGCTCGACGGCACCCCGCGTGGCTGA
- a CDS encoding nitroreductase family protein, whose translation MRTIHSLQALDARRSVPSKQLGEPGPDTDTLLAMLQAAVRVPDHGKLVPFRFLRIAGPARLALGDILAARTLQRDPGAAPAAVEKDRERFAHAPVVIAVIACLQREHKVPEIEQWLTAGSVCFALLQAAQAYGFGAQWLTGWMAYDETVTARLGLAEHEHVAGFIHIGTARIDAPERERPDPRALLSDWTP comes from the coding sequence ATGCGCACAATTCATTCGCTGCAAGCGCTGGATGCGCGCCGTTCGGTGCCCTCCAAGCAACTCGGCGAGCCAGGACCGGACACGGACACGCTGCTGGCCATGTTGCAGGCGGCGGTTCGTGTTCCCGATCACGGAAAGCTGGTGCCGTTCCGCTTCCTGCGCATCGCCGGTCCGGCGCGCCTGGCACTGGGCGACATCCTCGCCGCGCGCACCTTGCAGCGCGATCCGGGCGCGGCGCCGGCGGCGGTGGAAAAGGACCGCGAACGCTTCGCCCATGCGCCGGTGGTGATCGCGGTGATCGCCTGCCTGCAGCGTGAGCACAAGGTGCCGGAAATCGAACAGTGGCTGACCGCCGGTTCGGTGTGCTTCGCACTGCTGCAGGCGGCGCAGGCCTACGGCTTCGGCGCGCAATGGCTGACCGGCTGGATGGCGTACGACGAAACCGTAACCGCGCGGCTGGGCCTGGCCGAGCACGAGCACGTCGCCGGCTTCATCCACATCGGCACCGCCCGCATCGACGCCCCGGAACGCGAGCGCCCGGATCCGCGCGCGCTGCTCAGCGACTGGACGCCGTGA
- the pip gene encoding prolyl aminopeptidase: protein MRTLYPEIEPFDSGMLPVDARHTLSYEQCGNPHGKPVVLLHGGPGGGCNAKMRRFHDPAKYRIVLFDQRGSGRSTPHADLVDNTTWDLVADIERLRTHLGIERWQVFGGSWGSTLALAYAQTHPERVTELVLRGIFMLRRWELEWFYQEGASRLFPDAWEHYIAAIPPVERADLISAFHRRLTSDDEATRLAAAKAWSVWEGATSFLHVDTDFVDSHEDPHFALAFARIENHYFVNGGFFEVEDQLLRDAHRIADIPGVIVHGRYDVVCPLANAWDLAKAWPKATLQITPASGHSAFEAENVDALVRATDAFA, encoded by the coding sequence ATGCGCACGCTGTATCCCGAGATCGAGCCCTTCGACAGCGGCATGTTGCCGGTGGACGCACGGCATACCCTGTCCTACGAACAGTGCGGCAACCCGCACGGCAAGCCGGTGGTGCTGCTGCATGGCGGCCCGGGCGGCGGCTGCAACGCGAAGATGCGCCGCTTCCACGACCCGGCCAAGTACCGCATCGTGCTGTTCGATCAGCGCGGTTCCGGCCGCTCCACGCCGCATGCCGACCTGGTCGACAACACCACCTGGGACCTGGTCGCCGACATCGAGCGGCTGCGCACGCACCTGGGCATCGAGCGCTGGCAGGTGTTCGGCGGCAGTTGGGGCTCGACCCTGGCGCTGGCCTACGCGCAGACGCACCCGGAGCGCGTCACCGAACTGGTGCTGCGCGGCATCTTCATGCTGCGCCGCTGGGAACTGGAGTGGTTTTACCAGGAAGGTGCCAGCCGCCTGTTCCCGGATGCATGGGAACACTACATCGCGGCGATCCCGCCGGTGGAGCGCGCCGACCTGATCTCCGCGTTCCACCGGCGCCTGACCAGCGACGACGAGGCCACCCGCCTGGCCGCGGCCAAGGCCTGGAGCGTGTGGGAAGGCGCGACCAGCTTCCTGCACGTGGACACCGATTTCGTCGACAGCCACGAGGATCCGCACTTCGCGCTGGCCTTCGCCCGCATCGAGAACCACTACTTCGTCAACGGCGGCTTCTTCGAGGTCGAGGACCAGTTGCTGCGCGACGCGCACCGCATCGCCGACATCCCCGGGGTGATCGTGCACGGCCGCTACGACGTGGTCTGCCCGCTGGCCAATGCCTGGGACCTGGCCAAGGCCTGGCCGAAGGCGACGCTGCAGATCACGCCGGCGTCGGGCCATTCCGCGTTCGAGGCCGAGAACGTCGACGCGCTGGTGCGCGCCACCGACGCCTTCGCCTGA